The following DNA comes from Anaerolineae bacterium.
CTTTGTATGGATTTGTCGAAGTCTCATAATCAGGTGCCTATAAACGTGCTTTTACTGTCAATGTAATTATAATGAGGCGGGTCTGCGAATTAAAATATATGGATATCCCCAGGATTATTATTGCGGCTTTGCGGGGAGGAGCGGGAAAAACCATACTGTCGATCGGGATTATTGCCGCATGGACTAATCTTGGGAAAAGAGTGGCTCCTTTCAAAAAAGGTCCTGATTATATTGATGCCGGCTGGCTCGCACTGGCAGCGGACAGACCCTGCTATAATCTGGACACCTTCATGATAAAAGAAGAGCAAGTCCTTAATTCATTTCTTTCACATTCCATAAACAGAGATATCGCGGTTATAGAAGGCAACAGAGGGCTTTATGACGGCTTAGATGTTGAGGGGAGCACCAGCACTGCCGAGCTCGCGAAGCTGCTTAAAGCTCCTGTTATTTTGTGTATTGACTGCACAAAAACCACAAGAACTATGGCTGCGGTTGTCTCCGGCTGCATGCAGTTTGATCCTGATGTTAAGATAAGCGGAGTTATATTAAACCGTATTGCCGGGCCAAGACATGAAAATATAATTCGCAAAAGCATAGAACAGCACTGTGGTGTGCCTGTATTAGGCGCTGTACCGAACCTGGGCAAGCAGAATTTTCCGGAACGCCACATGGGTCTCGTGCCGATGTCTGAACACGGGTGGGCAAAAGATTCGATTGCCGCTGCTTCTCAAACAGCATCTGCCTATCTTGACCTGACCGCGATAGAGAAAATCGCGGATCAAGCCGCCAAATCATCCATCATTCAACATTCAGCAACAAGCAACCAGTCCAGCGTTCCGCGGGACATTCGGCAGCCGGCGCCAAGGATCGGCATAGTCAGGGATTCGGCATTCCAGTTCTACTATCCGGAAAATATTGAGGCTCTTGTTTCATTAGGCGCCGAGGCTGTATTTATCAGCCCTTTTTCCGACAGCATAATTCCGCCTGTAGATGCCATGTATATTGGAGGCGGATTCCCTGAAACCCATGCAAAAGAGCTGGCTGAAAAGGTTGCGTTCAAACACCAATTAAAATCATTGGCTGAAGATGGACTTCCCATATATGCTGAATGCGGTGGTTTGATGTATCTTGGAAAGGAGCTTGTTCTTGACGGAAAATCATATCCAATGGCAGATGTTTTACCGGTTGTTTTCGGATTTTCCAAAAAGCCTCAGGGGCATGGATATACAATTATAAAAGTGGAAAGGGAAAACCCTTATTTTAAAGTAGGCGCTGAAATCAGAGGACATGAATTTCATTATTCCCGGGTTTTAAAATGGATGGGGACTGACAATGACCTGGTTTTTTGCATGAAAAGGGGGGCAGGCTTTATTAATAAAAAAGACGGTGTTTGTTATAAAAATGTGCTGGCAACATATACGCATATACATGCGTTGGGCACACCTTCCTGGGCCGATGCCCTGGTTCAGAATGCTATTTCCTATAGAAACAAATCAAAAACAACTTGACGTTTAAAAGCACGGATTCCGCCACGCTCCTGCTCTGCTAATATCCACTGCTCATACTTTCTCTAATATTTTGAAACGCAAAAGCGAGCGCATTCCCCGTAGCTTGTCGGAGCAAAGCAGAGATCCCGTTTCAGCGGGGCGGCGGAGCATTAATTCTCACTTGTTTTTCCCTATATAAGGACGGTGTTCATCAGGATTGATTGACAAAGGAAAATATTGGAATATATTATAGTACGTTATCTTGCAAATAGCCGGAAAGAGAGGGATATTCTTAACACAGAAAACGCCGTTTTGATTATACCTGACCTTTTTTGCATGATTATGATCCAAGAATGTCCTTTCTTTTCCATGCCTTAGAGATTGGTTCGTCTTGCTCGCAATAACAATATGGATATTTTGCAAAGCTCTTGAGATCAGACTGCATGTTTTGTTGAGTTAAGGCACACTTCCAACATTTAATAAAAGGAATAAATGAATGAGTAGTATTGTAAGAAATGAAAAAATCAGGAATATCGCCATCATATCTCATGTTGATCATGGTAAGACCACGCTTGTTGATGGCATGTTAAAAGAAAGCGGATTGTTCAGGACCGGGCAGGAAGTAGATGAAAGGATAATGGACAGAATGGATCTGGAGCGCGAAAGAGGGATCACTATTGCCGCCAAGAACTGTTCCGTGGTCTGGAAAGGGGTAAAGATAAATATCATAGATACTCCCGGCCATGCCGATTTTGGCGGTGAGGTGGAAAGGGCGCTTTCCATGACGGATGGCGCGCTCCTTTTGGTGGATGCTTCGGAAGGCCCCCTGCCCCAAACCCGTTTTGTATTAAAAAAGGCCCTCAGCGCCGGACTTACAATTATAGTGGTAATAAACAAGATCGATCGAAATGACGCCCGTCCCAATGAGGTTCTGGACGAAATATATGATCTCTTTATAGACCTTGATGCCACGGAAAACCAGCTTGAATTCCCTTTGCTCTATGCCATAGGACGAGACAGAATTGTCAAAGAGTCATTAGATGATAAGGGTGAAAATCTTGGCCTCCTTTTTGATATAATATTGAAGAATATCCCTGCTCCTTATTATAATTCCGGAGAACCTTTTCAGATGCTGGTATCTGACCTTGATTATTCGGACTATCTGGGAAGACTTGCCATAGGCAGAATATCTAACGGCCAGGTAAAATTCAACGACAATCTTGTCTGCATTAATGAAAACAACGAGCATGTCCCACTTAAAATCTCAAAACTTAAAGTATATAACGGCCTGGATCTTAAAGAGGTTGAAAAAGTTGAAGCTGGTGATATTGTTATACTTTCAGGAATAGAAAATGTCAAAATCGGAGATACTGTCTGTACAAAGGAAGAATCAAAGGCCCTGAAAAGGATAAAGGTCGATGACCCTACCATATCAATGAGATTTACCATAAACAATTCCCCCTTTACCGGAAAGGAAGGGAAATTTGTCCAATCGAGCAAGATATACGAACGCCTTGTAAAGGAGACCTTAAGGAATGTGGCCATAAGGGTTGAAGAAACAGATGACAGGGAGAGCTTTCTTGTCAAGGGAAGAGGCGAATTCCAGATGGCTATCCTGATCGAAACCATGAGAAGAGAAGGGTTTGAACTTTGTGTAGGCCGTCCCGAAGTAATCTATAAATACGAAAACAGCAAGAAACTTGAACCCATAGAACAGCTCCTTATTGATTGTGATGAAAATTTTATCGGTATTGTTACGGAAAAACTTTCCATAAGAAAAGGGAAGCTGACCAATCTTGTCAATGATGGAAAAGGAAGGACCAGGATGGAATTCAATACCCCTTCCAGGGCGCTTATAGGTTACAGGGATGAATTTTTGACAGATACCAGGGGCACCGGGATCATGAATTCCATCTTTGCCGGTTATGATGAATACAGGGGCGATTTCAAATCAAGGGTTACCGGTTCCATAGTCGCAGACAGAGAAGGAAAGGCGGTGGCCTATGCCCTTTTTAACCTTGAACCAAGGGGGCGGATATTTATTGTCCCTGGAAATCCTGTTTACGAAGGCATGGTGATAGGAGAACACAACAGGGAAAATGATATTAATGTTAACGCCTGCAAGGAGAAAAAGCTTTCTAACATG
Coding sequences within:
- a CDS encoding cobyrinate a,c-diamide synthase, translated to MRRVCELKYMDIPRIIIAALRGGAGKTILSIGIIAAWTNLGKRVAPFKKGPDYIDAGWLALAADRPCYNLDTFMIKEEQVLNSFLSHSINRDIAVIEGNRGLYDGLDVEGSTSTAELAKLLKAPVILCIDCTKTTRTMAAVVSGCMQFDPDVKISGVILNRIAGPRHENIIRKSIEQHCGVPVLGAVPNLGKQNFPERHMGLVPMSEHGWAKDSIAAASQTASAYLDLTAIEKIADQAAKSSIIQHSATSNQSSVPRDIRQPAPRIGIVRDSAFQFYYPENIEALVSLGAEAVFISPFSDSIIPPVDAMYIGGGFPETHAKELAEKVAFKHQLKSLAEDGLPIYAECGGLMYLGKELVLDGKSYPMADVLPVVFGFSKKPQGHGYTIIKVERENPYFKVGAEIRGHEFHYSRVLKWMGTDNDLVFCMKRGAGFINKKDGVCYKNVLATYTHIHALGTPSWADALVQNAISYRNKSKTT
- the typA gene encoding translational GTPase TypA, with protein sequence MSSIVRNEKIRNIAIISHVDHGKTTLVDGMLKESGLFRTGQEVDERIMDRMDLERERGITIAAKNCSVVWKGVKINIIDTPGHADFGGEVERALSMTDGALLLVDASEGPLPQTRFVLKKALSAGLTIIVVINKIDRNDARPNEVLDEIYDLFIDLDATENQLEFPLLYAIGRDRIVKESLDDKGENLGLLFDIILKNIPAPYYNSGEPFQMLVSDLDYSDYLGRLAIGRISNGQVKFNDNLVCINENNEHVPLKISKLKVYNGLDLKEVEKVEAGDIVILSGIENVKIGDTVCTKEESKALKRIKVDDPTISMRFTINNSPFTGKEGKFVQSSKIYERLVKETLRNVAIRVEETDDRESFLVKGRGEFQMAILIETMRREGFELCVGRPEVIYKYENSKKLEPIEQLLIDCDENFIGIVTEKLSIRKGKLTNLVNDGKGRTRMEFNTPSRALIGYRDEFLTDTRGTGIMNSIFAGYDEYRGDFKSRVTGSIVADREGKAVAYALFNLEPRGRIFIVPGNPVYEGMVIGEHNRENDINVNACKEKKLSNMRASGKDEHIILSPVRPLTLESAINFIGSDEMVEVTPKSIRIRKNFLSAHQRHAIRGL